Genomic DNA from Caloenas nicobarica isolate bCalNic1 chromosome 3, bCalNic1.hap1, whole genome shotgun sequence:
CACTTCCAGAAAATATGCTGCTTCTTTCATAGCTTTAAACTAATTCCTCAGGGAATCTATTTTCATCTACAAGAAGCAACCACCTAAAACCACGAGGCAGAAAATAACTGTGCCAAACTTGGAACCTTCGTCTCACGGCAGATTCCATTGAATCTCTACTGTTCCTTGTGTTGGCTTTCCCAGTAGGGCAAGCTCAAGATATCAAAGCTTTGGTGTGGCCAGTATTCCCACTTTTTCCTCTTGGGATGAGGAAAGcaatataaataatttcagcCAGAGCAAGGGGTAATACACAACAGTTAACAGAAGTGAACGTTTAAAAGAATCTTTTAAAAAGGGAACGCGCTCACTTAtcaaaaataatatgaaaaaaataaattgtatacACCTGTGGGCTGACAGAAGAATCTAATTATAGACAGATTTCAATTTAAAGAAACCCTGAAGTTTAGACTACAAGATAAAACCAGAATTATCCTATGAAATCCAAATCATAAAACTCTGACTTGAAGCCATAAAGAGAATACTACCTGAAGTTCAGagctcaggttttgatttttttttttaccatctcTGACTTGATTGAATACCTCCCCATTATCTGTGCAGCAAATGAAGGGAATATGAACCTGTCATGGATAAGTGAAACAAAGGccaaaaaaaatgacaggagATGACAGTTAATGGTGTGGAGGATGGGGGCTTCCACTGTTCCTGATAAAGATCAGTCATTTATAATTTCCTCTTGCTAAGGAGGGGCTCTAATACCTgtttaatgtttttcctttctgctgtggaCTTGGCCATTATCATGCGTATGGTGTAAAGGATGAGGCCAGGCAGGCGCAGCAGCTCCATCCCGTTGCCGATGAAAGCAGAGGCAATCACATAGTTCACAAAGAAGGCTCCCTGGTCAGGCAAAAAAACACATCTGCAAGGAAAGACATCAGACACTGGCTGGAAAGCTGACAAGCAAATATAGCATATCTACAGTGTATCCCTATCACCTTTGGAAATCTCTTACCATAAGGATAAGCACTGGACACCATAAGAAACAGTTAAAAGACTTCTGGTAGTCttgtttaaaacaacaacaacaacaaaaaaagagtacTCCATAGTTATAAATGCAGTAAGTGCAGTACATGTAAGAGCCTGGCTGAATTGCAATCCAGATGAGGAACAAACTGTTCACAAAAAGATACAGCAGTCTGATGGGTGGCTGATTGCAGACAACAGCACCATTTGATGTCTGCAACAGCAACCCCAGACAAGATGAGATAAGACTGCAATAGAATAATTGACTCTCCTAGCTTAATAACTCCTAATTGTCTTCTTGTTACTGATTTTGAAACAGCATTTGGAAACCTAACTATGTCCTAATAATTGCATTATATTCTTTCCCTCCAGCCACAATCTCTGAAGAGCTATAACAACCAATATCTGCAAATGTGCAATGCTGGTGTAAAACCCTTCACATTTCTTAAAATCAAGAGCCAATGgatttcagacagaaaattGCTGTAGCTATTTGGTCTCACTGTAATCCTTGGAAAGATCCCCTGTCCATGACATGCAACAATCCTCAGTACATTTTCTGGTCCCCTCTCACCTGCATCATATCATCCTGTCCTTTCTTCTACAAAATTTGTAAGGTTTTGGTAAAATAACCGTCTCTTTATTGAATGTTTGCATACATTAGCTAGCAGGAAAAAAGTATGGATTTTATCACAGGAAATGACTTGCATTCTCCTCCCCTTATTCAGAAGCTCATCATCCCCCCACAGGGTACCATACCCAAGCAAATTTTAATAAACACTAACTAAAGTTAGTCAgcagccaaaaagaaaaaaaaaagtcttaggTATTCCTTTACCAAAGAATTGTTAATACTTACTCCAGCCTAACTGCAGAATCAGACGATTCTCTGTCAAACAGCCAAcggaaaaaaaagtcaaggcTGAAAGAAAGATGGTTAATGTAATTCAGTCTTCAGCAGTTTAGTACTGTGCAAAAATGCTTCTTGTTCAGATCAGGATAGTGCATAGAGAGAATTTAACCAAATAATCTCTACACTACTTTAGCTTTTTCAGTTACTGATAgtcagaaataggaaaaaagatagagaatcaaacaaaacagaaatgtcaACTTCATACTGAAGTTTTAATGATTCATTTTCAGCAGTTATTACATAGATAGGACAAATACATGTTACCCAGTTAGCCAGGGAAACAGTCAAATACTGtaaaggtagaaagaaaaggacaacTATAACTGAAGTGTAAGACATCGTCAGGAAAGTGGGTTCTCAGCTATGATAGTGAGTATGGGCAACTTTCAATTAGTCAATCTTACGAGGTCTTAAATTTCTTTGCTAAAGAAAGTCAGCCTTTGGAAGCTTAAAGGGCTATGAGGTGCTCAGATGAAAGATAAACACTGAAATCTAATGCATAATGACAATATAAACATACACACTGGAGGGAGTGGGGATGCATCAACTATCCTTCAACTAGCAACTAGAAGACAGAAATAAGCTGGCTCACATGATAAAAATACTCCAACATTGCTCCATTAAACTATGATTCTTTACCTGGTCAGACCAAGGGAGGGAAGAATCAACACCATGAAGATCAAAAATATGTAGACTTTATGCATCATTATTCTGTTCTCTGTAGATCTACCAACataaaaaaagtcactgagtAAGAAACTCACACAAAAGACTTTCACACATGAAGGATCTTGCCCAGAGTATGTCAGCACGTGTCAGATTTCCAGCTTCCCCTACCATATCACATTGCTACAAGATACTCGCAAAACAAACATCTTTGAGATATCCACTAATTTGGACCAAGCCATCTGGCTCTCAGTATCTTCTTgggcaaagaaaacatttctgaatgtTAATCCAGACTCTGGATTAGCATCACTACAGGTCTGCCACACAAGCACGGGGATGTGTGACAATCACGGCTGGTCTCTCATCCAACGAGACTCACGTTTAGCAACAGCTTGTAAACAAACCGCTCTTCAAGTGTCATGCCAAGAGGGATTTGGCAGTTTGTAAAAGGGCACCACTGCCAAGAAACCAGACACTCAGACAAGCTACTGGACTGTCCTTGCCAAGTGTCAAGTCCTTGGGAAGAACATGACACCGCTAATGCTATTTCCCTACTACAGTAGCAGGAACATCAATCTAGTGACACCCTGTTGCCAGAAAAGTGCAGCGATCGCTATACACAATTCAGACGGTTGGTGGTATCTGATATGGCATGAAAACCACAGAGGTTTTATTATAGGATCACATAGCCCTTGGGCACTGTGGGACATATCAGTACAACTATACTGAGGCTTGAAATCAGATCTGTGATCACCAGTGACTTTAGAAAACTATTTCAACTGATTGAAAAGGGCTCCGAGTTCATGTGCCTAGtgcaactaaaaaaaaaaaaaaaaaaaaaaaaaaaaaaaaaaaaaaaaaaaggagttgaGTAAAAATATAGAACTTTGATGAATAAACAGCACACTCTGGACATGATGTCTTAGAAGGGAACGGTAcgaaaaattaaaaagtcaaaaaagTTGACCTTcaaatataaaaccaaacaaaaaatggcTGCAGGCATTATGGAAAAAGAGTGAAGGAAGTGAAGCTGGGATTCAGCATGCAGTGTCATGCTTTTATCTTACTGTAGGAAAACTGGGGATGAAATCTGGCACATCAAACCAAGCTGTGCCAAGTTCTGCAAGCCAGCAGCATGCTTGACATCTCCGGAGTGCACCCGTCATATCTAAAAACTCTTGCATCGACACATCTGCTGGGCCATGGTCCCATAGGTGTTCTCAGATCACCACTAACAATATCCAACAGTGACTCAGTTGTGCACCAAGAGTGACATCCAGACCACTTTTTCAAGTGAAACAACAAAAGTATCATGCCAGCACTTGGAGCACTTTCTGTTGAAGTGGGATTCTGGGGTCCTGTGATGTTCTCGGCCTGGAAGAGATCCAAACCCACACCTCCTGTCCTCCCAGAGAGTAAGCTAGCTATGGGATCAGAGGCAATTCTCATGCCCCTGTGGAAGCTACTTAAACCCTAGGAGGCATGGGGGGAAGTTGGGATGAAGCATAAGCAAATCCTGAAATGCTGCAGTCAGATTATACTTGCTTTGTCAATTACAAATGACTTAACTCAAAACTGTTGGTTACAACATTAGAAAGAGATGAGAACATGACATTCCCTGCCACAGGAGGTGTGCTGATTCAAGAGTTCCATGAAAGATATGCACTTTGTCCATTTATTTTAGTAATTCAGCTGATAAGGccaaaacagagggaaaaaaatcttgcttaCTTTGTCCAGTGCAACTCCAGCAAAGTTGAGTAATAGACGATTGTTGGTAGCAATGCTGAGAAGGACCAGAGCAAGAGCGTTGGGAAAAATTGACTGACAATGGGATTctagtgagaggaaaaaaaaaaaaaagagaatgaagtATTAAAACAGCTGTAGTAGAACAGAGGTtgcaatattttgctttttgtaaatTATAGCAGGTTGGACTGTGGAAATTTTATTCAGATACAGTCTTAAAATGAGTGAGTGCTCAGCACTGATATGCAAGACAAAAAACAAGAGTAGGACTGGGAATTAAATTCCATGAGAGTGTCACAAGCAGTTTTTATATAGTTTATGCTAGCTTAGggaagtatttaaaatgaacaatttGCCAAAGACTTTAGCTGCAGTCAAACTGAGACCAGATATAGATGCCATCCTGTTTTGAATccaataagcaaaataaaaccatggcatTTTACTCCAGAGTTTAAATCTGAATTCCTCACTTCccataataaaagcaaaaatacaagTTGGACCTGAAATTCCGTTTTTGGCAAAGGTTTTTGATTGTAAACTTTAGAATTATGTAAATTTGGAATGCAATTTTTTACTACAAATAATACATTTATAATAATACAAAGTCTCAGATGAAATTACTGCGGCCTACTGTCAAGGACCAAAAGAGGACTAAAGACGTGATTCTGGACATATGCTTTCTAATCAGCAGTTAAGTAAAACAATACTGATAATTTCACCTGACTTTAGCTTATAGACACTGTTTAATTGTCTGACGACACACCTATCAGTTTAATCAACATTTTGGTCTAATACATAACTATATCCAAACACGGTGATACTCACATTAAGGTAGTGAATAGGTTTAGTGACATTGAACTTGTCCATGGTTGAGATGATTATGGAAGGAGTagtaagaaaaaacagcacaataaaaagaagcaaattaaTGCAAGCCCATCTAAACCACCATTTCAGTCCACGCACTGAAAGatttttcctggaaagaaaGGACATAAAAACAAGCAGTAAGCATTTGCTGCTAAAGGAATATATATAATAGTATCTGTCAAGTAACAGGTGGCACTGCATTTTCTAAACTGAGTTTCATAGTCTCAAAGTTATATAACAAAGCACTACACAAGTTCCAGTTGCTATTATTatagaaatatagaaaaacGTGCAACCTTTCTTGAATGATAAATTGTGCTTGCAGAAGAACACATCTAGTGTTTCATAATGCAAACACCATGTCTAATGTAGTTACGATTTGGGATGAAACACTTCCACAGAAGTACTCAacaaaagcagaacaagaaaagaCAGATAGAAGAAGATACAGAGAGTTTCTGCAGGGAGAATAGCTATCAGATGCAGAATGTACCAAgacactgatttaaaaaaaaaaaaaacaaaaaaacaaaccacaaagttAAAAAACCTTGTATCTCTTCCTGCCATATTAAAAGAGTAACCATAGGTCTTCAGGTCTTCAACAGGTTAAGTTCTTAAATGTTATCTGAAATGGTTCTCAAAAGGACTGGAACGATTTGAAGCTCAGCCAAAGCCAAGTATTAGAACagacaaaacagagaaacagaggCTCAGTAACATCCCCAGTTATGACAACTCTTTTTGTGAACCTAAGTAAGTGCAAGCAACTTGGTAAATCCCTGCgccttttcttcttcaaggaggaggggagaaaagacaaagaacagaaaagaaaaaaatccaacaacaacaaaacaaaaacaaacaaacccccaactcaaccaaaacaaaaccaaaaaatcaacAGCAATAAAACCACACCATCTTCTCCTCTCAGAGATGTTTAGAAAGTCTTTGCAAGTGCTTCAACCTGCAGGATCTCACCCATCATTTCCCGTGTCCACAAGACAGCACTTGAAGAAAGGAACAGGAAATGAAGCACACATACAAGAACCCTTTCATGAAAAAGGCGGGTTAAACTGACCCTACTCTGAAAGCAGCTTGCACAAGATTTCTAATTCATATCTTAAAACAACACACCCGCAAAAGACACAGCTAAGAATCatggttgttttctttatggTTAAAAATTCTGCACTTTATTCCCAACTGTAGAATTGTAGTTCTAGAGAAAAGCTCTCAAGTTTTATAAGTAGATGGTATAGTCACCCTGAAagtaattttctattaaaatcattaggaaaaaaactgtaccttaaaaaaaaagcttcatacAGGTGAAACACAGTAAGTTGTGCGTGTTTGTATCCCACTTGCGGTTTTGGTTTGGGCAATGGAAACGTCACAACAAATTTACTGTTCTTTGAATAGGCGACTATATTGACCCAACCCTAAATTATTTGCAAAGGAGTTGGAAAACGTGTAGTCATTTTTAGCCTGTAAGCATGATAGAAGGTAGCACAGGAACAGTTTAATTCAAAAAGCATTTATCTATTCCCTGACACTCTCCTGTAAGTGGTGGGTAAATTCTGGGAAATTTACTGaatcaataaaaatatgttaGAAGACAGTTCATAGCTCATAGAGGGATCAAGTTACACTCATCATGTggaaactcaaaaaaaaaaaccaaaccaccacatcaaccaaaaaacaaacaccacaaccaACCCATACTTGGAGAATACTCAGCATTAACACTAAGTTGCTTTCCTCAGATCTCAAAAGTAGACATGCATTAACCtcaaaaaatggaaatgctgagGCACAGACATTaatgagctgattttttttttctttttttagttaaCAGGAACTGCAGGTACCAGAACTTTGGGGCGGTAAAACCCTTATCAGCCTCTGAGAGGCCTCCCTAAGGTCAATGAAGAACACCAGGAATGGAAATAAAGATGCAGATTGGCCACATTCAAATGCTACATCAAGTCTTAGTTTAGGATTAAAGAAAATGCACTCAGTCCCCTTCTCCTGTTCCCATTCTAAATCTAcgttataataaataaatggaagacAGGAATCTCACCAACAAATATTCTCAGGATAAGGAGCGTATCTGACCTCCCAGTTCGATACGCGCAGCTCCTTGCTGTAGGACGATGTCTGGGGTTCTCCTATACACATAATGCTCTGACATTTGCAGGCATTGAAGTCCCTAAGGACActgtaaggaagaaaaagaagaggaggattTTTCCGAATTTTTACACCTGAAAATGCTGTATATCTAATAAGAAAGACTGGGAATAGCAAtagaggtttttttgcttttaataaccAGAGATCAAGATAGTACTTAGACAACAACATAAGATTATATTATGCAGGTAATGACCATCACAAACAGTTACTACCACAGATCTTTTGAGATCCAACAaagtcagaaacaaaaattagtTTTGGTTTGAACTGTTCAGTGCTTCCACCaataaaaacagcagcagtgactcatattaaaaaaattaaaaattaataataaaaaaaaaatttaaaaaaaatcaaagcctaagagcattggaaaaaaaaaaataaatacaaccaGTTCCCCAAACACCTCTTTAGGGAACTATAGCTGTTTTCAGATCAAAGCAGACTAGAGGATTAGTCTGCACTCTCATTTCATTACACTAGTCTCAAAACTAGCCAATTTTGCCTTAAGTACCAATTTGCAGAAAACTTTGTCACGCCAGTATTCTCACAATTCAAAATACTACCCTTTCACCCACTCCTAATATCATCACAATACTTAATTTTATCTTCTAATATTATGAGCTGATGGACAATGACAATCaatgtatttaaacaaaatttaagcACATCCAGcataaatgctttcaaaaatttCTCAGAACACAGTAATAGAAGTGCCAGACATATATTCAGAGACAGTGCAACTGTGTGCATTACTGTGTCAAAGAAGTTTCACTCCAGATAAGCTCTATTACACAAGCGTGGAAACAGCATATTTAACATTTGAACAGTTAAACTCTAAAAGTCTTGAACATGCTTGTTTCTCAGTTGTGCTCTtaacataaagaaaacagagaaccATGCACACgaacaccaaacaaacagaaataaccCTCAGACTCCAGATCTTTAACTTACCAGAATTCAAGTAGGGATGTCGAATTGCCAGCATCTTGCAGCAGCAAGTATTTAAGGAAGTTAATTGTGCTttgacagtttatttttaaaaatacatacacagcAAGCTTTAGCACTACCAGCCACACTACTGAGCCCTGTCACTAACGAAGCTTCTACAACCACCTGCCTCCACGAACCTCAGTCCTGCCTTCATGCTTTTCCCATCCTATTtcagggctctgcagagcagaaccTACTAAAGGCACCAACCAACTTTCTAATTTGATGGTAGCCTCAGCTTCACATGTAATCTAACCTAATTTTCCAGAGAAAAGAGTACGCCGCATCAATTCCAAGCTAAACAAACTGAAGTCTTTTCAGTTCTTCATAATTCAACTCTGAGATGCCCATGGTGCAACTCACATGCCCAAGGAGAGACTCTATCCTGTCAAGATTGGATGTGACAAATCAGCAGCTAGAGAAGGAACTTCAGtgcttatttcttctttcagttccacattttaaaatgttatttcatgcTCTAGATTCTCTAAATAGGGTGTGTAACACTAGAAAATTAGGAGGGGGGCAGATTTCACCACACAATTACTACTCAGTTAAAGAGCAGCAAGCAAAACTTTCTGCAGCATCTCaaattcttggaaaaaaaaaaaaaagcatgaaagacTGGCTTGACTTGAAGGTCAAAATATTGCAGACAATTTAAATCGGAGAGGCTATGAATAAAAAAAGCATGACGTGTcatttttctaacaaaaatattattctgctTCCCTCTACCCACTTTGTGTTAGTAAAAGACGATCGGAAAGCACCAATAGCAAACAAGCAGCTACATGCATTTTCTATACAAATGACTGAGTAAAAAGTGCTGAACAAATTCTGATATTAGGCCTACACATGTATCTCTAATAACAGGTAAGAGATACATAATGTGTACCTGTCGCCTATGGCCAGGTCAGTCAATGACTCTACTTTGCTGAAATGACTCACTAGCAGTGTAATCTGCACCCAGTGGGACAGTTTGGTAATTGGACCATTTGCACAGTAGAAAATGGAGAAATCAGTAACTCGTATTCAACAGCCAATTAGTCTGGCCTACTGTTAACCTCCACTGATGGCCCGGAGCCCACGCAGAAGAGAAAGGCTCCTCATCTCAATAAATATCTGAGCCATTTAGTTCCTTAGATATTTTCTTTACTCAACACATAGGAGCTAAATGCACACTTAGGGGAAAACTTACCGGAAAGCAAAGCAGACCAAATCCACAGGAtggtgaagaagaagaaaggaagaagaaccAACATAAGCAAACAAGTGACACAAACAGGAGATCACTTGTACTACTATAGttaaaagagaacaaacaaGACAGCAGACAAAACTTACTAGGTTGCCATGGATTTCTCTTGAAATGTTACAAAAGCCATTCCCAGTGGGTGATTATAAACAGCTTGTTCCTCTTTTGAATATTCTTCCATCAGTTCATTTCTAACTTTGGTATAATAATCTACAGCATCCTCCTGTTGGGAAATTGATGACTGTTACATCCAAGTACCAGATGGCTAATACCttcattaaaatacagcttGACAGAAACCACAGTCTCTTCTTCATACTACTTCCACAAATTACAAATCATGTCACAAtgcaaagacaaacaaacaggaaGTGTTCCTTGTACTTCGATTTTTGCACTAAGATTACATTTGAAAAGTTTTGGGGAAGTCCATTTCTGCACACTGCAAGAGAAATGAAGGATAAGCTATCTGCAAtaagtgaataaataaatttctgAGGCTCAACAAGATGTCACACAAAAACTATTCTCTACTCTTCTAACAGTCTACCTGGACATAAGTAAAAACGAACACAATCTCTTACCTTTTCACATCCTTTGACTTCACAACAGCAGAACTGACCACACGGCTTAGGGCTGATTTCGACCCGCTGGCCATACTTCTGGTCCAGGTGTTCATAGTAAGTCAGgcttttttctgcctgttttctggACAGAAAAACACACCCATAAcattttgcaagaaaacagTTTCAACATCAAGCTTAAGAAGAATATAATCTCCAAGAGAAAAAGTTATGTCAAGGACTGATAACAAATTAATCAGTCACCAAAGATATTCATACACCTTATTTTGGCTAGGTAGTATAATTTACTTTCAAGTCTGTAATAGCATTATACAGCCTACAATTGTTGTGAGATTCCACAGAAAAAACCACAATGTACATAGCCTAGAAGAtaacacttttttcctcctgtgatCAGTGCCTCCAGCCAAAGAAGTAGGATCCCAGAGTTATTAATTCAATAGTTGGGTTTTACCTAAGAATaattaaatacatacataaataattAGCAAGTCAAAGCTTATCTTATGCAACACACCACACATCACACCTACAAGAAATGGGCTGAACTCCACAACTCATCTTAAAACACAGCTGAATCTAACAAAGTCCAAACCAGAACTTTAAGAGCAGAATTTGTTTTTAGTATGTGCAAACTTAGTACTACTCGTATATGTCAAAGAAGAACTGGCAAAATGTTCATAAAATTAAGCTAAACTTGAGTAGATTACAGAAACAAGTacctttttctgaaaagatgAATAAGCTTGGCTACATCATAACACATCTGGACCTCCAGCACAGTGCAGGTCGGGTAGGCGGCACTGAaaagggagcagcagagcagaacagTAAGAACAGAAAGTTCAGTAAAGAAACTGTTCCAAAGAGCATCCTGACATCTCAATCACccatttaatttctgaatgaGGTATCATAAAGTGGAGACTTCCAGACAGACAGTTGCTGAAAGTTACTTGAATCTGAGATGTGCAACATTATTCCCAGGTGAAGGCCACACGGGAGCACGAATGGAAAGTGTGGATACACAGCTACTTTCTTAGATGCTAATTTTAAGATCAGCTAACTAACTTTGCTGAAATATAGTCTTTTCTCAATTCTGTCTAAGGAATTATGCTTTTATTAGACAGATACTATAACGTGAATTTTAAACAATCCAAAAGtcaaaaaacatttctgcttgGGAAAACTACTAGGGCAATTTTAAATCTCCCGTTCCTAATGATACTACTCAAGCATGGAACTTACGTGAAATGTCCTTGTACTGTctcttcttttgcattttttggaaTACCAGTTATAAAGAGTGTGCACTTAACCTGCAAGTGAAAATGCAACTCCAATTCTGAGAAACCACAccatcaaagagaaaataagaatatgAGGAAGGGAGTGACACAGCACAATTAGCTGTGttgtagaggggaaaaaaggtaggaaattttgatttttattggAGCTGCATCTAGTCAAGACAGCACCACATTCACCTTCCACATTGGTAGTAGGTTACAACAAAATTTCACAAATCCATCCCCAACCCACTTCTCTCAATCCATTTTCACAGGTTGCTCAGTGGAGCTTTGCTTTCAGTGAATTCCTTCACACTCATGTCACATTCTAGCAAACAGGAGACATCTTAGCAATTTACTTTTTTAGTATTATCCACTTCCAAACgttatatttttttcaccaCAATACAGAAACTTACcgtgttttcttctttatatgtGACATACTTCATGTGATGTCTCATGAAGACAACAGTCAGAATCAGgtaaataacagcaaaaaatgtGTGCAGCCAAAGAAGATTATTACTGTCGGACAAAATGTTATGAATGAGAACAGGAAGAACTAATTGTCCAACTGGTACAAGTAGCCATCAAACTATTAAGCAGATCAGAACCTCTCACTGAacacaaaacaaggaaaaaaaggtagttACTGGTAGTCAGTCATGCCTACACAGATGCCTTGGACAGCAATTAGGGTTACTTGCTTATCATAAAATTC
This window encodes:
- the TMEM63A gene encoding CSC1-like protein 1 isoform X5, translated to MNPFFFLGFGRSHLVYFWNRTLPFNSTNETYCYSTARGSTVLQGVTFGGIPTVLLLDVSSFFILVLVFSFIRKRFWDYGRVALVSEAESESRYNQLSTSSSVPEDPEYDSGFCSWMAAAFRMQNDEIHEKCGEDAIHYLAFQRHIICLLITVSILSVCVILPVNLSGDLLDKDPYSFGRTTIVNLATGNNLLWLHTFFAVIYLILTVVFMRHHMKYVTYKEENTVKCTLFITGIPKNAKEETVQGHFTAAYPTCTVLEVQMCYDVAKLIHLFRKRKQAEKSLTYYEHLDQKYGQRVEISPKPCGQFCCCEVKGCEKEDAVDYYTKVRNELMEEYSKEEQAVYNHPLGMAFVTFQEKSMATYVLRDFNACKCQSIMCIGEPQTSSYSKELRVSNWEVRYAPYPENICWKNLSVRGLKWWFRWACINLLLFIVLFFLTTPSIIISTMDKFNVTKPIHYLNNPIVSQFFPTLLLWSFSALLPTIVYYSTLLELHWTKSTENRIMMHKVYIFLIFMVLILPSLGLTSLDFFFRWLFDRESSDSAVRLECVFLPDQGAFFVNYVIASAFIGNGMELLRLPGLILYTIRMIMAKSTAERKNIKQQQAFEYEFGAMYAWMLCVFTVIMAYSITCPIIVPFGLIYMLLKHMVDRYNLYYAYLPAKLEKKMHFAAVNQALAAPILCLFWLFFFSFLRLV